In Panacibacter ginsenosidivorans, the following proteins share a genomic window:
- the hemN gene encoding oxygen-independent coproporphyrinogen III oxidase: MKNDFDVPAALIRKYNQPVPRYTSYPTVPSWKETIDTGEWKNIIQTKFAAANGQGISLYLHLPFCESLCTYCGCNKKITTNHSVEERYIAALEKEWELYRELMQQAPVIRELHLGGGTPTFFSATNLERILQLVLKDTIVHPLHEFSIEGHPNNTTIEQLETLYKLGFRRISYGVQDNDPTVQKIINRIQPFEHVKSATENARATGFTSVNFDLIYGLPFQTKDSIKKTIEQVITLMPDRIAFYSYAHVPWTSKAQRLFDETDLPSAEDKIGLYLTGKQLLLENGYADIGMDHFALPHDALYKARIDGSLHRNFMGYTTQHTSVLLGLGVSAISDAGTAFAQNDKTLSGYYTALEEYKLPIKKGYILNQEDLLFRKNIKDISCIGKTTFAEEQLPLLKEYSFSQLSLLAEDGLVQFDSDGCVLTEKGHYFIRNICSAFDLHLQRNKIENEKLLFSKAI; encoded by the coding sequence ATGAAAAATGATTTTGATGTACCTGCTGCATTGATAAGGAAATATAACCAGCCTGTTCCCAGGTATACAAGCTATCCAACTGTTCCTTCGTGGAAGGAAACAATAGACACAGGAGAGTGGAAAAATATTATTCAAACAAAATTTGCAGCAGCGAACGGTCAGGGTATCAGCCTTTACCTGCATCTTCCTTTTTGTGAAAGTCTTTGCACCTATTGCGGTTGTAACAAAAAAATTACAACTAATCACAGCGTAGAAGAAAGATATATTGCTGCGTTAGAAAAGGAATGGGAACTTTACAGGGAGCTGATGCAACAGGCGCCGGTAATAAGAGAATTACATCTCGGAGGAGGCACACCCACATTTTTTTCTGCCACCAACCTGGAAAGAATACTTCAACTAGTTCTAAAAGATACCATCGTTCATCCCTTGCATGAGTTTAGCATAGAAGGCCACCCTAATAATACAACCATTGAACAATTAGAAACTTTATATAAACTAGGTTTCAGGCGCATTAGCTATGGCGTGCAGGATAATGACCCAACTGTGCAAAAGATCATAAACCGCATTCAGCCGTTTGAACATGTAAAATCGGCAACTGAAAATGCAAGAGCAACTGGGTTTACTTCTGTGAATTTTGATCTTATCTATGGCTTGCCTTTTCAAACAAAAGATAGTATAAAGAAAACAATAGAACAGGTAATAACATTAATGCCCGATCGTATTGCTTTTTACAGTTATGCACACGTGCCCTGGACAAGTAAAGCACAACGCCTCTTTGATGAAACAGACCTTCCATCTGCTGAAGATAAAATAGGATTATACCTGACCGGCAAGCAACTATTACTTGAAAATGGTTATGCAGATATAGGTATGGATCATTTTGCTTTACCGCATGATGCATTGTATAAAGCACGTATAGACGGAAGTTTACACAGGAATTTTATGGGTTATACCACGCAACATACCAGCGTGCTGCTGGGCCTTGGTGTATCAGCTATAAGTGATGCAGGCACTGCGTTTGCCCAGAATGATAAAACATTAAGCGGCTACTACACTGCTCTTGAAGAGTATAAATTGCCTATAAAAAAAGGTTACATACTTAATCAGGAAGACCTGCTTTTCAGGAAAAATATAAAAGATATAAGCTGTATCGGTAAAACAACTTTCGCAGAAGAGCAGTTGCCTTTGCTGAAAGAATACAGTTTTTCTCAGCTATCATTACTGGCGGAGGATGGACTTGTTCAGTTTGATTCAGATGGTTGCGTGTTAACTGAGAAGGGACATTATTTTATAAGGAATATTTGCAGTGCGTTTGATTTGCATCTGCAGCGAAATAAAATTGAAAATGAAAAACTTTTATTTA